One region of Oreochromis aureus strain Israel breed Guangdong linkage group 19, ZZ_aureus, whole genome shotgun sequence genomic DNA includes:
- the LOC116318057 gene encoding eukaryotic translation initiation factor 5A-1-like, protein MADDDFSTADAGASTTYPMQCSALRKNGYVMLKGRPCKIVDMSTSKTGKHGHAKVHLTGLDIFTQKKYEDICPSTHNMDVPNITRKDYQVLDVADGFLALMDDNGETREDLKLPDSDLGKEIEKRFTNGDQFMVSVLKAIDEEHVVGTKTMTS, encoded by the exons ATGGCGGATGATGATTTCTCCACTGCTGATGCTGGGGCCTCTACAACATACCCAATGCAGTGCTCTGCACTGAGGAAGAATGGCTATGTCATGCTGAAAGGACGTCCCTGTAAGATAGTTGACATGTCTACCTCCAAGACTGGCAAGCATGGACATGCAAAG GTTCACCTTACTGGACTTGACATCTTTACTCAGAAAAAGTATGAAGACATCTGCCCGTCTACCCACAACATGGATGTTCCAAATATAACAAGGAAAGACTATCAG GTACTTGATGTGGCTGATGGTTTCTTGGCTCTGATGGATGACAATGGAGAAACCAGAGAGGATCTTAAATTACCAGACAGTGACCTGGGAAAAGAGATTGAGAAGAGGTTCACCAATGGGGACCAGTTTATG gtctctgtgttaAAAGCTATAGATGAAGAGCATGTAGTGGGCACTAAGACCATGACTTCCTAA
- the slc2a2 gene encoding solute carrier family 2, facilitated glucose transporter member 2: METGKIIEKSYGQSLGVWTERAAGSSENITEEDPGHHPSVIMYWSLSVSIFSIGGMVSSFLVGFVGDLKGRVKGMLMVNVLAVAAGLLMGLCKMWKPHIMVISGRAVMGFYCGLTSGLVPMYIGEIAPKAYRGALGALHQLAVVIGILISQVIGLDFVLGNDEMWPLLLGLSGAPAILQSLLLPLCPESPRYLYILLGKEQEARQSLCRLKGPHDPTIDLEEMRREKEEANKEARVSIFSLICSSVYRKQLVVALMMHLSQQFSGINAIFYYSTAIFSRAGVSHPVYATIGVGVINTIFTLVSVALVDRAGRRTLTLVGLGGMCCCAVAMTVGLKLQNEYSWMSYVSMSAIFLFVSFFEIGPGPIPWFIVAELFSQGPRPAAIALAGCCNWTSNFIIGMTFQYIQAWLDSYVFILFAVLLLGFVLFIYFRVPETKGKTFEEIAAIFHKGRRIPTDIPELQELKSSTDA, from the exons ATCATTGAAAAGAGTTATGGCCAGTCCCTGGGTGTGTGGACGGAAAGGGCTGCAGGTTCATCAGAAAACATCACAGAAGAAGACCCAGGTCACCACCCTTCTGTGATCATGTATTGGTCGTTGTCAGTGTCAATCTTCTCCATCGGTGGCATGGTATCCTCCTTCTTGGTTGGATTTGTGGGAGATCTAAAAGGGAg GGTAAAAGGGATGTTAATGGTCAATGTTCTGGCTGTAGCAGCTGGACTGCTGATGGGTCTTTGTAAGATGTGGAAGCCACACATCATGGTCATCTCAGGCCGCGCTGTTATGGGTTTCTATTGTG GTCTTACGTCTGGGCTAGTGCCTATGTACATTGGGGAGATTGCACCAAAAGCTTACAGAGGGGCTCTGGGAGCATTACACCAGCTCGCTGTTGTCATTGGCATTCTAATCAGCCAG GTAATAGGTTTGGATTTTGTGCTTGGTAATGATGAAATGTGGCCCCTGTTGCTTGGTCTGTCTGGAGCTCCAGCAATATTACAATCCCTTCTGCTGCCTCTTTGTCCTGAGAGTCCACGATACCTTTACATCCTATTGGGCAAGGAGCAAGAGGCTCGACAAA GTCTGTGTCGTCTAAAGGGGCCGCATGATCCAACTATTGATCTGGAAGAGAtgagaagggaaaaagaagaggCAAACAAAGAGGCCAGAGTCTCTATCTTTTCTTTG ATCTGCTCTTCTGTATACAGAAAACAGCTGGTTGTTGCCCTCATGATGCACCTCTCCCAGCAGTTTTCTGGCATCAATGCT ATCTTTTACTACTCTACGGCTATCTTCTCTCGAGCTGGTGTCAGTCATCCAGTTTATGCCACTATAGGAGTCGGGGTCATTAACACGATCTTCACTCTGGTGTCT GTGGCACTTGTGGACAGGGCTGGCAGACGCACTCTAACTCTGGTTGGTCTTGGGGGAATGTGTTGCTGTGCTGTTGCCATGACAGTGGGCCTCAAATTACAG AATGAATATTCGTGGATGAGCTACGTCAGCATGTCAGCTATCTTCCTCTTTGTAAGTTTCTTTGAGATTGGGCCTGGTCCCATTCCGTGGTTCATAGTGGCTGAACTGTTCAGCCAGGGACCTCGACCTGCTGCTATTGCTCTAGCTGGCTGCTGTAACTGGACCAGCAACTTCATCATAGGCATGACCTTTCAGTATATACAG GCTTGGTTAGATTCTTATGTATTCATCCTGTTTGCCGTGCTGCTTCTTGGCTTcgtactatttatttattttcggGTGCCGGAAACCAAGGGCAAAACTTTTGAAGAGATTGCTGCTATTTTCCACAAGGGACGTCGGATCCCTACAGATATTCCTGAACTGCAAGAGCTCAAATCATCCACAGATGCCTAA